The following is a genomic window from Kogia breviceps isolate mKogBre1 chromosome 4, mKogBre1 haplotype 1, whole genome shotgun sequence.
ACAAGTATCTAGCACAAAATGGATGATTAATCAGTGCCAAAtgaattaaattttagaatttgaatCTCATGAAagaaggggtttttttttcatttttcttaatctaAGGAGGAAGAGATGCAAAATTAATTCTTCTAGGCTATGTAAAGGCTAAcaaatgattctttttaaaaagctgaacaactaaacagaaaaatgggaaaagtttGGGATTGGGAAGGTTATAGAAAAAGAAGCTTAAGTggccaataaatatattaaaagagcTTCAGCTTCACTCATAATTgaagaagtgcaaattaaaacaatattggATTTTAGATAATTTATTGGATAATAATTTGGATACTTTTTCATCTTATATTGGcacaaatgaaaaattttgatCATCATTGCTACTTGAGGGAGGGAAATTGGTGCAGACTTTCTGGAGGGCAATTTTGGCATTATCTATTATGATAAAAATACCTTTTGGTCTTGTAAGTTCCACAGCTTGGAACTTACTCAATGAATATACTCTCCAGAATTAGTGTGTATAGTATGTTATCTTTAGGTATAAAGATGTTCATTGAAGTGTTATTTGTAATATTAGaaatctcagggacttccctggtggtgcagtggttaagaatccgcctgccaatgcaggggacacaggtttgagccctggtccgggaagatcccacatgccatggagcaactaagcctgtgcactacaactactgaggctatgctctagagcccgtgagccacaactactgaagcccgcacgcctagagcccatgctctgcaacaagagaggccaccgtgatgagaagcccatgcaccccaacgaagagtagcccccgctcgctgcaactagagaaagcccgcgcgcagcaacaaagacccaatgcagccaaaaataaataaataaataaataaaatttaaaaaaaagaaatctcagaaaAACCTGTTTGTTAGTAGTGAAATGGTAAATTAAATTATGATGAATCTTATAATGGATGATAAAGCTGTTGCTCTTATGCAAAGTTATTAGCTAAGGtgttaataagtgaaaaaaaggcAAGGTGCAGAACAGCCTGTGTGGTATGATCTTTGTGCCAGTTAAAAAATACatggttagggcttccctagtggctcagtggttgagagtccgcctgctgatgcaggggacacgggttcgtgccccggtccgggaagatcccacatgccgtggagtggctaggcccgtgagccatggctgctgagcctgcatgtccggagcctgtgctctgcaacgagagaggccacaagagtgagaggcccatgcattgcaaaaaaacaaaacaaaaaaaaatggttaaatataTGCTGGTTTAGGCATAACTTTTTCCTGGTAATAATCACAGAAAACTccacagataaagagaaaaagtggGGTGTGGCTTTTCaaccatgtatttatttactttagtgGCCACAGAGATTGTCTAGGTTTTGGAATTTGGatcttttttgctttcttcataATTCTCTATTAAATACAACCTAGTTACTAAGAACAAAAATTGTCAATAAGaaattatatgcttaaatatgtCTTACCAGTTGTAACTTTGTTAATAcactattatttttcattaagacCCCTGTGCAGATCAAGGAGTTTGGTGCAGTGTCAAAAGTAgacttttctccacagcctccgTATAATTATGCTGTCACAGCTTCTTCAAGggtaaatataatttttgtttttcttttatgtagtTTATATTTACTACTGGTCTTGAGCCATCTAGTaaagtactgtttttttttaatactgtgttttttttcttcttgtagaTTCACATTTATGGCCGATACTCCCAAGAACCTATAAAAACCTTTTCACGATTTAAAGACACAGCATACTGTGCTACTTTTCGGCAGGATGGTAGACTGCTTGTGGCTGGCAGTGAAGATGGTGGCATTCAGCTTTTTGATATAAGTGGGAGGGCTCCCCTCAGGCAGTTTGAAGGCCATACTAAGTAAGAgacagttgttttgttttaatttattttttattgagctataattaaTATACgtgatattagtttcaggtgtacaacataatgattcactatttgtatatattgtgaaatgatcaccatgataaattgagttaacatctgtcaccatacagttacAGATAGTTggtttttatgtgtttttgttttgtattattgTAAGCTCTACTGGTTTTATAGGCTTTGAAAAAAACAGAGTTCTGTGAAGATTATGTACCATCATGGACTTTATTTTCTGGTTGTTCTAAGACAGTGCTTAACTTGGTTCAGTCCTATGGTCCAGTTTGATGGGGCTCATGAATTTCCTAGAATTGTATGTGACATTTTAGGAAATGTGTGGTTATCTATGGAGATGTCCTGTAGCTTTCGTTAACTTCTCAGTGAGTTCTGTGACCCCATTTAGGTTATAAACTGCTGATCTGAGGGCAGCCTCACAACTAATAATGAGAACTCTAAAGGCTTGAACTATATTAGAGTTGGTTATTTTGAAATCAagttggaaggtggatttttttcTACTTGGATTTGGTGTTTTGCCCCTTTATAAATTAAATGGCTAGGGACAGTTTTATATCTTTCAGGATTACCAATGTCATTGCTGAAATTTGCTATTGATTTTAAATCTCAAGAGTGTGTTTTATATTATCAGGATAGTCTTAGTCCATCAGtgaaacactttaaatataaaaagttcACTTAATATGGTCCTACTTAGTGACAAGTGTCCTTAGAATTTTTTAAGAACTAcccattttgaaatttttcatattaaagTACCTTTGTGCCAACATTTAGAACATTTACTTTCTGTTGAGGTGCTAAGTAGAAATGTTAacttattagaaaatataattttaaggcTACTGTTTAATATTCTTATTAACTTCATAGTACTAAgggtatataaattttaaattggctTGGGGACAAATAcctgttttaaagattttcttagtCTCTCATGATTTCTCCCTACAATTACTCACTGAAACTGAGctgctttttttgttattttgggaAGAGGGGTGTTTGATGTCAGAAGGTGccagaaataatttttccttgctttttaataTACTGATCCTTGATCTTTCAGAGCAGTTCATACAGTAGATTTTACAGCTGACAAATATCATGTGGTCTCTGGGGCTGATGATTATACAGTTAAATTATGGGATATTCCAAACTCCAAAGAAATTCTGACATTCAAAGAACATTCTGATTATGTGAGGTGTGGATGTGCTAGCAAACTGAACCCAGATCTCTTTGTAACAGGTTGGTGaaatctttttcttccctcctgaAGTTGGTAATTTTATTGATATACTTTAATATTGCTTTGGGACTCTTTTGAGATAGaggagttgttttttgtttttttttaaacatctttattggagtataattgctttataatggtttgttagcttctgctgtataacaaagtgaatcagctatacatatacatacatccccatatctcctcccttttgtgtctgcctcccaccctccctatcccacccctctaggtggacacaaagcactgagctgatttccctatgctatgcagctgcttcccactagctatctattttacatttggtagtgtatatatgtccatgccactcttttactttgtcccagcttaccctaggATAGAGgagttttaaaaagttgtataaaaaaatatgtctctgtttatccatttgttttattttctttttcttttagggatttttttttttaattttatgaaataagcttttttattttaagtttataaCTCAGACTTAAggcaaggtttttttgtttgttttgttttatggctgcgttgggtcttcgttgctgtgggccggctttctctagttgcggcgagcgggggctactcttcgttgcagtgtgcgggcttctcactgcagtggcttctgttgttgcagagcacaggcactaggcacgtgggctcagtaggtcaagctcgcgggctctagagcacaggctcagtagttgtggcgcacgtgcttagttgctccacagcatgtgggattatcccagaccagggattgaacccgtgtcccctgcattggcaggaggattcttaaccactgcaccatcagggaagcccctggggatTGTTCTTATCATCCTCCAGATGTGTTTGGAAGCATCTGTACTCTGGTTTTCACAGGTTCTCCAGCAGCCAAGAAACAGAGATAGTGCAGTTCAGTCTTAATGGGTGCCTGTGCAAAGATTCCCAGGCGACTCAGTAGTGACAGTAGTCTGAAGATAGGAATCATTTAAGATTCTGTGTAGGTTAGTGCTTCAGAAACAGTCAGTGGTACCAGAGGGTTTGGGAGTACTGTGTCTTCATAAGTAtacatatgtcttttaaaaatttcatctatGCTTCTTCTCCCTTTAAAGTTTGTTTgattatgtacacacacacacatataagttTTGTTATTTTGAGTAGTGAAACTCACATAGTACAAAAATTGACATTTTAGGGTCATATGATCACACTGTGAAGATGTTTGATGCACGAACAAACCAGAGTGTTATCTCTGTTGAGCATGGGCAGCCTGTGGAGAGTGTCCTGCTTTTTCCCTCTGGAGGTCTTCTGGTATCAGcaggtatttcttttaaaaattgctttcacCAATATTGTTCGTCTTGAGTCAGATATTTCTTTATTAGTTACTCTATAATTTATCAGTGTGCACTTGAAATGCATGCCTCAGTTTTTGCTCAGACAGGGACAGAACAGGCAAGcaattttcatttattgagtagctaatatgagccaggcactatgctattATAAATGTATTATCTCCAGTCCCCTAGGTGAGCCTACAAGATAGTTTTCCCTCTgttttgcaaaagaaaataaataaaagttttaagtaatttgtccaagacaAAGTGGTAAGTGGCAGATCTGAAATCTCAGAACTTGAGAGCCTTCATTGTGTACTTAATCTAAAAATCCAGGTCATACTCCTCCTGCTGTTGTTCCTACGTAAGAGATCTGCGGCAGCTTTTGAAAACACAGGTTCTTTCAGATCTAGAATCAGGCTTATCTCTTTTTATGTGACTCTTGATTGAAATGGCCTTACCCAGCAAATAGCTGATAGTGCTGAAGAAGAAGATAATGTGGAGTCAAAGGGGCCTTGATACATTTTTATCAAGTTGGAACTgaggtgcatttaaaaaattataatggaaGAAGtaaattgtcttttttcatttgttaagtcAAAATTAATGTGTTGACATTAGAAGAATATGTAGGTAGTAtgtagctttgttttgttttttcttaattctaaaaTCCAAATAGAAGTTATCCTGTTTTATACTCTTTTCCCCAGTACCTATTTGATTTCAAAGTAAGTTGATAATATTGTCAGAGTTAGCTATTTTTCTTGCTGTTATTTTGAGAAACGGAAGTACATACAAGTTGAACAGGGAGAGTGGATGCCTGTATGCTAATCTCCATCGTGTCAGTAGCTaattgtgtggccttgggcaatcCTTTAACCAGTATAGACCTTGAAAATGAGAGGTTGGGCCAGATCAGTGGTTTCAAACTGTGATCTCATTCATGAGCTGCTACATGTGGGGAGACAGGGACTGCAAATTGGGTTCCAGGCGCTTTTACGTAGTCAGGATAAGTAAGAACTtcatcctctcccacccccagccccccagcctcttttttcattttacctaCTAGACTTTTGCTTAATATTTCATTGAAAGAAAAGatgccataatttttaaaattctttttaaacccCTGGATTAAATTGCCTTTAAAGATGCTTCCAACTCGTAGAGTAAAAGTTATAgagtttttcagttttgttgGGATTCACAGAATTTTTAGGAAATGAAATCTATGCTATTCTTTTCTATGGTTATGCAGAATTCCTTTgtagaatgattttattttaattttgttaaaataaaatctttcttgATTATACTTCTTATTTTGCCAGGCAGTTCTGTGTACTTTACAAATATGAAGttatttaatcatcataacaGGCTTTTGTGAAGTAGGAACTGTAATTATTATCAGCCACGTACCCAGTGAATAGTAGACCCAGCACTGAAACCACGCAGTCTGGCTCTGGAATCCCTCCACTCCATGCTGTGGAGTGTCTGGTAAAGAGTGCTTTCAGATCTTTTCATAATCAAACtaatgattatttctttttataggaGGTCGTTATGTTAAAGTCTGGGACATGCTAAAAGGAGGACAGTTGCTAGTGTCTTTGAAAAATCATCATAAAACTGTGACGTGCTTATGTCTGAGCAGCTCTGGACAGAGGTTACTTTCTGGCTCACTGGATAGGttagcattttaattttctttctggatcaTTCTTAATGAACACATGTTTACTGCTTGAGGAAATGAGTAATTTCTGCAGTATTTGTGATAGAATAAATATTCTACCAAAtgatttccatgaaaaaaaatctattgagttgaaaatagttttgacattTCATTTACATATAGCAAACTTACTTTCTCCCGTGAggtaatttattgatttatatacTTGAGGAATTTTATTGAACCATGTGAacgttaatcttttaaaataatttctattattctgtagttttcttttaaacattgtatgtttgtatattttgaaatatttataatgagtatgtatatatattctagcttgtattctttaaaacttaaaacttcGTGTAaaaatttctatacattaatgtatagaaatacatatttctaaatattactATTTTCAGTAGGTATTAGTGTTTCATTAATGTTCTAGAACAGTGCTgtacaatagaaatataatgtgagctatataatataattttaagtgtttttaagtgttttagtTTAAAAGCTAAAAGGTACtaggtaaaattaatttaataataatatttactctaaaatgttatttcaatatgtattcaatgtaaaaattattaatgatagACTAGAACCAAATTCAGCATCTAATACATACCCTTAATACAGTAGTAGTACTTTACAGTTAAAGTGAAATATACTTGtgtttaacagaaaaatattttatactgcctcagttttaaactttaaatttaagttgattaaaattaagtaaaataaaaaattcccttcttctttttcactgaccacattttaagtgctcattagccacatgtggctagaaTGATGGCCCAGTTCTAGAATTTACTTGTATTTATCTATTGTTGgtcattttatttccatatttcccTTTTTCACTGATATGGAAAACCTTGGTTTTTCAGCATGTTTattaaaaagtatacatattttaaaagctagGAAATATTTCTAATACAGAGGAGCTTCGTATGTAAATATATAGCAAGTTCTCTGCAATGGTGTTACTAGGCAATTTGGGACTTGATTTTTAGATGTGTCCCTCAAAAGCTAGGTGTAAATTGGCTCTATTCATAGTAGTTCTCAACCCAGAGTGATTTTTGTCCTCCAGGGGGCTATTTGGCACTATCTgcggacatttttggttgttgtcACAGTTGGGGGGTGGAGTGCTGATGGTATGCAGtgagtagaggccaaggatgctgctaaacatcttgcGGTGCACAGAACAGCCACCATTCAAAAGAATTATCCTGCCCAAAATGTCGATAATGCTGAAtgaagttgagaaaccctgctctttCTGATGAACATTCATGatgctttttctttactttcaagtttcattttcAGGAGACAGTGGTCTATCCTTCTGGTGTCTGGTTGAAGTCTTTATGCAAACATAACAATAaacagttcatttttaaaagacatccaGTGATGAATTAGTTTGTAACTAATATTATTAatcattgtttttcttcattgttgTATAAGTTTTCATCATATATTGAgtttcaaaaaatagaaattttacctTTTATGCTCATTTCCAAGATGATTTGTGACAAAGCTTTCTTTTTCATTAGGAAGGTGAAAGTATATAGCACAACTTCCTACAAAGTAGTCCACAGTTTTGATTATGCAGCTTCAATTTTGAGTCTTGCACTTGCAGTAAGTACTTTTagctctttttaaagctttcactAACCTTGCCTgttaaatgaaactaaaatggaatattagggtttatatttgaatattattttcttctcactACATTAGATAATTGCTAGAACATGTAACTTGTCTCAGTAACTAGGCATGAATTCAGATTTAGGTCCCACTCACTGCATAGCTTGAAACCAACTACAGTATTGTAGGCATTGTTAACACTAAGGACAGGAGCTGAAAGCAGATAAATCTCTCTTCAGTACATTTACCCCAAGGGTTAAATACTCCAGAAAGTCAAGTTTGGCTctctgagcaaaaaaaaaaaaaaaaaatggagaatagGGGGCAACACAATGAAATATCTCCTTTTCTTTATTAACTGCTCCTTCTGGAATGTTCATTGTCAAGTTTCATGAGCCATTGAGGAGGAATATATTTGAATACATTATATAGAAATTGGGAGGggaaaagttattataaaatattttcttgacaaGATTGTGAAAAGTCATGCTACCACATCATTCTTTTTCTaggaagaagatgtggtaaaaaaaattattttgaaagtttcTTAAGATGTCATTAACTGTGTATTGTTATACAAACTGCCAGTGATAATTTCCAAGTATAATTAAAAGATCTGTCAATATAATAGtatcttggaggaaaaaaatgattttattctaACTTCTTGTTAGAGTATCTATATCTGAATGGAATTCTTGCTGAAAGTATGGATAAGTGGCAAACaaattataaatgatattttgaagaaaaagtaaGGTGAATTATGAGTTAGGAATATACtaacttatttttctaattgctgTTAGCATGAAGATGAGACAATAGTTGTAGGAATGACCAACGGAATACTGAGTGTTAAACATCGGAAATCTGAAGCAAAGAAGGATTCTCTTCCCAGGAGAAGAAGGCCTGCATATCGAacttttattaaaggaaaaaattatatgaaacaacaggtatttatatattttgtgtaatttttttaaaggtgaaatttGTTAGAGTATCCAACTTCATCCCTGCGCATTACTGAAAAGTGTATTTCACATGGCATTTagcttcattttgcttttctgtacCTCAGATTTATCTCCACATTGCTAGATTGGGGACATTAAATTAATAAGTAATGGGAAATAAGAACTGTACTTCTTAATGCCCTGAATCATAACAATGCTATGGTG
Proteins encoded in this region:
- the UTP15 gene encoding U3 small nucleolar RNA-associated protein 15 homolog, giving the protein MAGYKPVAIQAYPVLGEKITQDTVYWNNYKTPVQIKEFGAVSKVDFSPQPPYNYAVTASSRIHIYGRYSQEPIKTFSRFKDTAYCATFRQDGRLLVAGSEDGGIQLFDISGRAPLRQFEGHTKAVHTVDFTADKYHVVSGADDYTVKLWDIPNSKEILTFKEHSDYVRCGCASKLNPDLFVTGSYDHTVKMFDARTNQSVISVEHGQPVESVLLFPSGGLLVSAGGRYVKVWDMLKGGQLLVSLKNHHKTVTCLCLSSSGQRLLSGSLDRKVKVYSTTSYKVVHSFDYAASILSLALAHEDETIVVGMTNGILSVKHRKSEAKKDSLPRRRRPAYRTFIKGKNYMKQQDDILINRPSKKHLELYDRDLKNFRISKALDRVLEPDCAIKTPEITVSIIKELNRRGVLANALAGRDEKEISRVLNFLIRNLSQPRFAPVLINAAEIIIDIYLPVIGQSPVVDKKFLLLQGLVEKEIDYQKELLETLGMMDMLFATMTRKESTSLLQHDTSDGLLENKKIES